The Meles meles chromosome 6, mMelMel3.1 paternal haplotype, whole genome shotgun sequence genome has a window encoding:
- the LOC123943137 gene encoding uncharacterized protein LOC123943137 isoform X2, giving the protein MRRLKRNGLWGKKKPRLEEEKAGSELQHILPSEASGNGRQRRKGRSPKLTPWIAGLSARWIAGLQRQLLRNKGPQNVFHLTETSKGFQELVQDAQFLEACQSISRLEEEGQDCGPLYEAVAQSMWQVVQQALGGTGPSRELEQKLQAVLATVEWAQDQHERREAGAHQDGGVATWAGQLNKLLRNDAETRVPTLGPKDQLNLYLEKLDKAVRQGLGSPRASRLGTRLWEVYSTYFHEVLLGRLSELTQPCGADLESCQVLYTWGKTNLFEQPGRETLAKARRTSREPVVGHLLDPLMFVTWMSQVQQMLVRLIQEKLRNHLDRVLCCDLNKRAQGSLPAFLEVLQLLEETVNAVLPLGLPISSQVQGMVLEKFSDFLKSYQGKAVRFIQQNAVAGAFPEVRVLANCSILRETWQELTQKSSPLVDLDLYVQETIHDIEDHSRDHLLCRVRALCQSLLRGHFGQKNKGLVGALRFLWQGLEGCRTVHPTATDKRTMRRLHMVVFGEYVWALATHLRTLEPGKWAGLELQVQTDTEDLHDIVTKHRDLGLANPREPIMEIFQPSENKSRETVDDWLASFRDRFPGYVSTQDQPRSSMDLEEEIQVKRKSCCRCC; this is encoded by the exons ATGCGACGGCTGAAAAGAAATGGCCTCTGGGGCAAGAAGAAACCCAGGctggaagaggaaaaagcaggcagCGAGCTCCAACACATCCTGCCCAGTGAGGCTTCGGGCAACGGGAGGCAGCGGCGCAAGGGCCGTTCTCCAAAGCTGACACCGTGGATCGCAGGGCTTTCGGCACGGTGGATCGCAGGGCTTCAGAGACAATTGCTCAGAAATAAAGGACCCCAAAATGTTTTTCATCTGACAGAAACTTCCAAAG GCTTCCAGGAGTTGGTCCAGGATGCGCAGTTCCTGGAGGCCTGCCAGAGCATCTCCAGgttggaggaggaagggcaggactgCGGTCCCCTGTATGAGGCTGTGGCCCAGAGCATGTGGCAGGTTGTCCAGCAGGCTCTGGGTGGCACTGGGCCCAGCCGGGAGCTGGAGCAGAAGCTCCAGGCAGTGCTGGCCACTGTGGAGTGGGCACAGGACCAGCACGAAAGGCGGGAGGCCGGTGCCCACCAGGACGGCGGAGTGGCCACCTGGGCCGGTCAGCTGAATAAGCTACTGAGAAACGATGCTGAGACCCGAGTGCCCACCCTGGGCCCCAAGGACCAGCTGAACCTGTACCTGGAGAAGCTAGACAAGGCAGTGAGACAGGGTCTGGGGTCCCCGCGGGCGAGCCGGTTGGGGACCCGCCTCTGGGAGGTCTACAGTACGTACTTCCACGAGGTTCTCCTCGGCCGCCTCTCCGAGCTCACTCAGCCCTGTGGCGCCGACTTGGAAAGCTGTCAGGTCCTGTACACCTGGGGCAAGACCAACTTGTTCGAGCAGCCTGG CAGGGAGACACTTGCAAAAGCGCGCCGGACCTCCCGGGAGCCAGTGGTTGGGCACCTCCTGGACCCCCTGATGTTTGTTACCTGGATGTCCCAAGTGCAGCAGATGCTTGTACGGCTGATCCAG GAAAAGTTGAGAAACCATCTagacagagtcctgtgctgtgatCTGAACAAGCGGGCGCAGGGTTCCCTCCCAGCGTTTCTCGAAGTTCTCCAG CTGCTGGAAGAAACTGTGAATGCAGTACTCCCCCTGGGACTACCTATCAGTAGCCAGGTGCAAGGGATGGTTCTGGAAAAATTTTCAGACTTTCTGAAAAG CTACCAGGGGAAGGCTGTCCGCTTCATCCAGCAGAACGCGGTGGCTGGGGCCTTCCCGGAGGTGCGCGTGCTGGCAAACTGCAGCATCCTCAG GGAAACGTGGCAGGAGCTGACCCAGAAAAGCAGTCCGCTGGTGGACCTAGACCTCTATGTGCAAGAGACCATCCATGACATTGAGGACCACAGCCGGGATCATCTCCTGTGTAGAGTCAGAGCCTTGTGCCAG AGTCTGCTGAGGGGCCACTTTGGGCAGAAGAACAAGGGTCTGGTTGGAGCTCTGCGGTTCCTGTGGCAGGGCCTGGAGGGCTGCCGCACCGTGCACCCCACTGCCACGGACAAG AGAACCATGCGACGTTTGCATATGGTGGTCTTTGGGGAGTATGTCTGGGCCCTGGCCACCCACCTCAGGACGCTGGAGCCCGGGAAGTGGGCGGGCCTGGAGCTTCAGGTGCAGACGGACACCGAGGATCTGCACGACATCGTCACGAAGCACAGG GACCTCGGCTTGGCCAACCCACGGGAGCCCATCATGGAGATCTTCCAGCCCAGTGAGAACAAGAGCAGGGAGACCGTGGATGACTGGCTGGCCTCCTTCCGGGACAGATTCCCAGGTTACGTGAG CACACAGGACCAGCCACGCAGCTCTATGGACTTGGAGGAGGAGATCCAGGTCAAGAGAAAGTCCTGTTGCCGCTGCTGCTGA